A stretch of candidate division KSB1 bacterium DNA encodes these proteins:
- a CDS encoding glycosyl hydrolase-related protein produces MPQNYEFHVISNTHWDREWRYPFQETRTHLVELMDWLLELFDKYPDYKHYHLDSQIIPLEDYLEIRPEKRDVLKKHISEGRLLVGPWYTLPEMNTVSGEAIIRNLMRGHKIAAEFGRVMKIGYTPTSYGQLSQIAQIYAGFGIDGMMFYRGIAREECATEYILEAPDGTRILGLRLSALFSRASFWIHLFRATMYENAYHDGYYRWESGMTPFRRCDLQAGDLDYRLLEPTSLNYFNTALLDEGIKNIKADVAADATTSYLIVMDGMDSVFPHPNTIKVIEYCNSKNTGDVYIHSSFPAVVEKIKQAVDWSKLTVLKGERRHPSKDNWFNRFLKDQMSTRLYQKQINARMQTLLEKWAEPFSAFALVLGQEYPARYLELAWKYLLSNHPHDSITGVSLDQIHDDMRYRWDQVKQIGEAVTNNAFATIAKQIDLSDAAKTDIGIIAFNPLNYVRTEIVEVEVDFPAEPKNKSLEIFDAETKRAVPFQLQDRKEWGSLVMNPYDIPSPFYTRRFKFAFEAAKIPACGYRTLIVRSKTGELVNYGSMLTANNVMENEFLRVEFHPNGTFDLTYKPTNRLFANCHFFEEDAEAGDPWTRISPLVNPKYTSLGCAARISIAEDGELQTTFKVELEMHVPKCLVDGKHRRSDELVPLPITSLITLRKGSPRLDIVTTFDNQALDHRLRVCFPSGVNSKTVAVETAFDVVTRTIELPDTRDWVEPATGTQPHLSFFDMSDGQGGLAVISHGLVEYEVQDNEPRTMILTLVKGLRYPKVGLPPERVERLEQIGSQCLGKHTCAYALYPHEGNWESGGVFEQTYCHFTPLRLVQCGPSPGQLPKALQFLKIEPEELVLSAVKKCETRDSIIVRFFNPTEREVQGRIKFWQPIQQAWQTNLNEERERELAVGENGIVEMEVGHKKIITVEIMLLKK; encoded by the coding sequence ATGCCCCAAAACTACGAATTTCATGTCATCTCCAATACCCATTGGGATCGAGAGTGGCGCTATCCGTTTCAAGAGACACGAACGCATCTGGTCGAATTGATGGACTGGCTATTGGAATTGTTTGACAAATATCCTGACTACAAACATTACCATCTCGACTCCCAGATCATTCCACTCGAAGATTACCTCGAGATTAGGCCCGAAAAGAGAGATGTTTTGAAAAAGCATATTTCCGAAGGTCGGCTGCTGGTCGGCCCATGGTACACGTTGCCCGAAATGAATACAGTGAGTGGTGAGGCAATTATTCGGAATCTGATGCGAGGGCATAAAATTGCCGCAGAATTTGGACGGGTGATGAAGATCGGCTATACACCCACCTCGTACGGCCAGCTTTCGCAGATCGCTCAAATCTACGCTGGCTTCGGCATCGATGGCATGATGTTCTATCGGGGCATCGCCCGAGAGGAGTGCGCCACCGAGTACATTCTGGAAGCGCCCGATGGCACCCGAATTTTGGGCCTGCGGCTGAGCGCCCTGTTCAGTCGGGCTTCGTTCTGGATTCATCTGTTCCGAGCCACCATGTACGAGAACGCCTATCATGATGGCTATTACCGCTGGGAATCGGGCATGACACCGTTCCGCCGTTGTGACCTGCAGGCAGGCGATCTGGATTATCGGCTACTGGAACCCACCTCATTGAACTATTTCAATACAGCGCTGCTGGACGAAGGCATTAAGAACATCAAAGCTGATGTCGCTGCTGACGCCACCACGTCGTATCTGATCGTCATGGACGGCATGGATAGCGTGTTTCCCCATCCCAATACCATCAAAGTCATCGAATATTGCAATAGTAAGAACACGGGCGATGTCTATATCCACAGCTCGTTTCCCGCTGTGGTGGAAAAGATCAAGCAGGCGGTGGATTGGTCGAAATTGACGGTGCTCAAAGGCGAGCGCCGCCATCCCAGCAAGGACAATTGGTTCAATCGCTTTTTGAAAGACCAGATGTCCACCCGACTCTATCAGAAGCAGATCAATGCCAGAATGCAGACCCTGTTGGAAAAATGGGCTGAGCCGTTTTCGGCGTTTGCGTTGGTGCTGGGACAGGAGTATCCTGCTCGGTATCTTGAGCTGGCCTGGAAATATCTGCTCAGCAACCATCCCCACGACAGCATCACGGGCGTGAGCCTGGATCAGATTCATGACGACATGCGCTATCGCTGGGATCAGGTGAAGCAGATCGGCGAGGCAGTGACCAACAACGCCTTTGCGACGATTGCGAAGCAAATCGATTTGTCGGATGCGGCCAAAACGGATATTGGGATCATCGCCTTCAATCCGCTGAATTATGTGCGGACCGAGATCGTCGAGGTGGAGGTGGATTTTCCCGCCGAGCCGAAGAACAAGTCGCTGGAGATTTTCGATGCCGAGACCAAGCGGGCTGTCCCTTTCCAGTTGCAGGATCGCAAGGAGTGGGGCTCGCTGGTGATGAATCCGTACGATATTCCGTCGCCATTTTACACCCGTCGCTTCAAATTTGCTTTCGAAGCGGCCAAAATTCCAGCTTGTGGCTATCGCACTCTCATCGTTCGCTCCAAAACGGGCGAGTTGGTCAATTACGGCTCGATGCTCACGGCCAATAACGTGATGGAAAACGAATTTCTGCGGGTGGAATTCCATCCCAATGGCACGTTCGATCTGACGTACAAGCCCACAAATCGGCTGTTCGCCAATTGCCACTTTTTTGAAGAAGATGCCGAAGCAGGCGATCCCTGGACCCGAATTTCGCCGCTGGTAAATCCGAAATATACATCATTGGGCTGCGCCGCCCGAATTTCGATTGCAGAGGATGGCGAGCTCCAGACCACCTTCAAAGTCGAGCTGGAAATGCACGTGCCGAAATGCCTGGTCGATGGCAAACATCGGCGCAGCGATGAACTGGTGCCGTTGCCAATCACTTCGCTCATCACCTTGCGTAAGGGCAGCCCTCGGCTGGATATTGTCACAACGTTCGACAATCAGGCCTTGGATCATCGGTTGCGGGTCTGCTTCCCCAGTGGCGTGAATTCCAAAACCGTTGCTGTGGAGACCGCTTTTGATGTGGTGACCCGAACCATCGAATTGCCTGACACCCGAGATTGGGTCGAGCCTGCGACAGGAACGCAGCCCCATCTGTCATTTTTCGATATGTCCGATGGTCAAGGCGGATTGGCCGTGATCAGCCATGGGCTGGTGGAATACGAGGTTCAGGATAACGAGCCCCGCACCATGATACTGACGCTGGTAAAGGGATTGCGTTATCCCAAAGTCGGGTTGCCGCCCGAGCGAGTCGAACGATTGGAGCAAATTGGCAGCCAGTGCCTGGGCAAGCATACCTGCGCCTATGCTTTATATCCGCATGAAGGGAACTGGGAGAGCGGCGGGGTGTTCGAGCAAACTTATTGCCATTTCACGCCGCTGCGATTGGTCCAATGCGGTCCATCGCCTGGGCAATTGCCCAAAGCATTGCAGTTCCTCAAGATCGAGCCTGAAGAACTGGTCCTCAGCGCCGTGAAAAAGTGTGAAACTCGGGATTCGATCATCGTTCGCTTTTTCAATCCGACCGAGCGAGAAGTTCAAGGACGG
- a CDS encoding PorV/PorQ family protein yields MKIKLIILLILTTVSIGQAQWDYGFDFNKAGTAGLQFLKIGVGAKESAMGEAALGVSKGANAIFWNPAGIAYAAQREVTFSYNKWLLDITHSATAITMQVKNIGTIGLSLLYMGVPEFQETTVQAQDGTGRMVSAYDLGIGLAVARRFTDKLAMGGQIRYVKEQLDHDSFSNVLLDIGAIYFTGFRHLNISVCAQHFGPDIKMLRDKFRMPLAFKVGLADDLIHFEDQRLTLAIDLVHPTDNTERMNFGLEYGFFNWLFLRGGYRLNADLGNWSFGAGLQQSLIGVNGSIDYSFSDYGQIMGGVNRLTVTFGF; encoded by the coding sequence ATGAAAATAAAACTCATTATTTTATTGATTCTCACCACAGTCAGCATCGGTCAAGCGCAATGGGACTACGGTTTTGATTTCAATAAGGCGGGGACGGCAGGATTGCAGTTTCTGAAAATCGGCGTTGGGGCGAAGGAGAGCGCCATGGGCGAGGCAGCGCTGGGCGTTTCCAAAGGCGCTAATGCCATCTTCTGGAATCCAGCGGGCATCGCTTATGCAGCGCAGCGGGAAGTCACTTTTTCCTACAACAAATGGCTGCTGGATATCACCCACAGCGCTACCGCCATCACCATGCAGGTCAAAAATATTGGGACCATCGGCTTGAGTCTGCTCTATATGGGTGTCCCCGAATTTCAGGAGACCACAGTGCAGGCGCAGGATGGCACGGGCCGAATGGTCAGCGCTTATGATCTGGGAATTGGATTGGCCGTAGCCCGACGCTTCACGGACAAGCTCGCCATGGGCGGTCAAATTCGCTACGTCAAAGAGCAATTGGATCACGATTCGTTTTCCAATGTGCTCTTGGATATTGGTGCTATCTATTTCACGGGATTCCGCCATCTCAATATTTCGGTCTGCGCCCAGCATTTTGGGCCTGACATCAAAATGCTGCGGGATAAATTTCGTATGCCGCTGGCCTTCAAGGTCGGGCTGGCCGATGATTTGATCCATTTCGAAGATCAGCGTCTGACGCTGGCTATTGATCTGGTTCACCCCACAGATAACACCGAACGGATGAACTTCGGGCTGGAATATGGCTTTTTCAATTGGCTGTTCCTGCGAGGCGGCTATCGGCTAAACGCCGATCTGGGCAATTGGTCCTTCGGCGCAGGGCTGCAGCAATCGCTCATCGGCGTCAATGGTTCGATCGATTATTCGTTTTCCGATTATGGCCAAATTATGGGAGGAGTCAATCGACTCACCGTTACTTTTGGATTTTAA